Proteins encoded in a region of the Paenibacillus thermoaerophilus genome:
- a CDS encoding LTA synthase family protein, giving the protein MDKLYHIWGYVYRRGLVVVMTVLLVLFTELMGRGSWKDTLAWGSGSFAEFFLNVLLVGSLFFVLIALIGRTRWAFWILFAALFLLGLISGIKLKMLGVPLLPWDFVLTGETQDMVQYLTNIFTLPTVSGFIVFVGLHLFVLYKLDWVEKKWNWQERGILAVVGLAVLGVLTFEKPVSLHRALSVSNMPWDQAENVRVNGLALTMLNNTHLMKREAPDGYNRETIEAFLPAEDRKPELPGVKPNVIVILGESFWDPTQIPGVTFNEDPVPTFHKLMKEYSSGWLLSPQFGGTTANVEFEVLSGLSMRFLPQGSIPYNQYMTRGIDSLAGIFSRHGYNAVAISPFHSWFFNSKQVYKNLGFNQFLSIEFFRPEYSGPYIADKEVGRMIVDEAKSTDGPDFIFANTMENHFHFYPGKFPENPFTATAPGASAGAVGQLETLARGMRGTDEMLKMIVDYFEQSSEPTVVVFFGDHLPYLGDDYQVYKETGWISGPDDPDFLEKIYRTPVFVWDNYLNKPREDLGMSPSFLGPYVLNRIGMPGTAVTDYLYALYREMPVIPPQNYYEKYGVSAEKLKPYEQLQYDVLFGEQYAYEGYKDKIVKDDYVLGYGPLEIAGVQADGENGIVVTGRNLPPLGVVYWNGAKLETKWQSLECVRAVLPDGQKPSDGGEVQVKVYDSKETVVGQSNTFTFK; this is encoded by the coding sequence ATGGACAAACTGTATCACATATGGGGATACGTCTATCGAAGAGGACTCGTTGTCGTTATGACGGTCCTGCTGGTCCTGTTCACCGAATTGATGGGCCGCGGAAGCTGGAAGGACACGCTGGCCTGGGGAAGCGGCAGCTTTGCGGAATTTTTCCTCAATGTGCTGCTGGTCGGCTCCCTGTTTTTCGTCCTGATCGCCCTGATCGGCCGAACCCGCTGGGCCTTCTGGATTTTGTTCGCGGCGCTTTTCCTGCTCGGATTGATCAGCGGCATCAAGCTGAAGATGCTGGGCGTGCCGCTGCTGCCGTGGGACTTTGTCCTGACGGGCGAGACGCAGGATATGGTGCAGTATTTGACCAACATTTTTACGCTGCCTACCGTATCCGGGTTTATCGTGTTTGTCGGCCTTCATTTGTTCGTGCTGTACAAGCTGGACTGGGTCGAGAAAAAGTGGAATTGGCAAGAACGCGGCATCCTGGCGGTCGTCGGTTTGGCCGTCTTGGGCGTGCTGACGTTCGAAAAGCCGGTATCGCTTCACCGGGCGCTGTCCGTATCCAATATGCCTTGGGATCAGGCGGAAAACGTCAGAGTCAACGGTCTGGCGCTGACGATGCTGAACAACACGCACCTGATGAAGCGGGAAGCTCCGGACGGATACAACCGCGAGACGATCGAAGCGTTCCTGCCGGCCGAAGACCGCAAGCCCGAACTGCCCGGCGTCAAACCGAACGTAATCGTCATTCTGGGCGAATCGTTCTGGGACCCGACGCAGATACCGGGCGTTACGTTTAACGAAGATCCGGTTCCGACCTTCCACAAGCTGATGAAGGAATACAGCAGCGGCTGGCTGCTGTCGCCGCAATTCGGCGGCACGACGGCCAACGTCGAATTCGAGGTGCTGTCGGGCTTGTCCATGAGGTTCCTGCCCCAAGGCTCCATCCCGTATAACCAATACATGACGAGGGGCATCGACTCTCTGGCCGGCATCTTCTCCCGCCACGGGTATAACGCCGTAGCGATTAGTCCGTTCCACAGTTGGTTTTTCAACAGCAAGCAGGTTTACAAAAATCTCGGCTTCAACCAGTTTTTGAGCATCGAGTTTTTCCGTCCCGAATATTCGGGTCCGTACATTGCGGACAAGGAAGTCGGGCGGATGATCGTCGACGAGGCGAAATCGACCGACGGTCCCGATTTTATTTTCGCCAATACGATGGAAAATCATTTTCACTTTTACCCCGGCAAATTTCCGGAAAATCCATTCACGGCGACCGCTCCGGGCGCTTCGGCCGGCGCTGTGGGCCAGCTTGAGACGTTGGCGCGAGGCATGCGCGGGACCGACGAGATGCTGAAAATGATCGTGGATTACTTTGAGCAGTCCAGCGAACCGACCGTCGTCGTCTTTTTCGGAGACCATCTTCCTTATCTGGGCGACGACTATCAGGTGTATAAGGAAACGGGCTGGATCAGCGGTCCGGACGATCCGGATTTTCTGGAGAAAATTTACCGCACGCCGGTGTTCGTCTGGGACAACTACTTGAACAAGCCGCGCGAGGATCTCGGCATGAGCCCGTCCTTCCTCGGACCGTATGTGTTGAACCGGATCGGCATGCCGGGCACGGCTGTAACCGATTACCTGTACGCACTGTACCGCGAAATGCCGGTGATTCCGCCGCAAAATTATTATGAGAAATACGGCGTGTCCGCGGAGAAGCTGAAGCCGTACGAGCAGCTTCAATACGACGTATTGTTCGGCGAGCAATATGCGTACGAAGGCTACAAGGACAAAATCGTGAAGGACGATTACGTGCTCGGCTACGGTCCGCTGGAGATTGCCGGCGTGCAGGCGGACGGGGAGAACGGCATCGTTGTTACCGGCCGCAATCTGCCGCCTCTCGGCGTCGTCTATTGGAACGGCGCCAAGCTGGAGACGAAGTGGCAAAGCCTGGAGTGCGTTCGCGCGGTCCTTCCGGATGGCCAAAAGCCGTCGGACGGCGGCGAAGTCCAGGTGAAGGTTTACGATTCCAAGGAGACGGTTGTCGGCCAATCGAATACGTTCACGTTTAAATAA